A stretch of Lactuca sativa cultivar Salinas chromosome 6, Lsat_Salinas_v11, whole genome shotgun sequence DNA encodes these proteins:
- the LOC111893080 gene encoding serine/threonine-protein kinase-like protein CCR1: MNNLYNTLSLLLFLSSFSFTYGFGSMGPISAVFGQNDFFCAIDASGKQEVICWGKNTSSSSSTSSVFAIDVPPMAALSGGAGFMCGILVNTSYAYCWDSMGSSSDLIPQVYQSSSYSHISSGRDHVCAIRGSYYSESDSGSIDCWDIVETSNNRFSSKQSALYYNQEINSLSFKKIVSGEGFTCGSLKDGGIKCWGPTSSNLNVPDVQDKFLTLASGKSSLCGVLESSGEIKCWGDSSFSNSSILDPPIGTSFVSLAIGAQHFCGIREDNHAIECWGKVNSTSIPKDSGFLSIASSDSIMCGIREDDLVLDCWFANASSPSNIDPPLQLCSPGLCTPGSCGPGNFAFNASLLHEPDLTSLCVRKDLNICSPCGFNCSNGFFPSSSCTQNADRVCTSCSLCQNSSCWEICNLKPHQHQDHRLHQLRKLIIIIGSSIFGSLLISILLCILLRFLPQKGKQKKQFSGEKESDAPDITPSSVSVAPCPGLAQVFRLSELKDATNGFKEFNELGRGSYGFVYRAVLPDGRQVAVKRANAATIIHTNSREFEMELEILCSVRHSNVVNLLGYCSEMGERLLVYELMSHGTLHDHLHGGFSPLNWPLRLRIAMQAAKGLEFLHTEINPPIAHRDVKSSNILLDSDWGARISDFGLLRNDGDVILDMRDDVYNFGIVLLEILSGRKANDRDCSPSNIVEWAVPLIKQGKAAAIIDRCVGLPRVVVPLLKLAEIAEVAVRENPCERPSMAEVATFLEQLVREGLIL, translated from the coding sequence ATGAATAATCTATACAACACACTCtctcttctcttgtttctctcatCGTTCTCCTTCACATATGGCTTCGGATCCATGGGGCCTATCTCCGCCGTCTTCGGCCAAAACGACTTCTTTTGCGCCATTGATGCAAGTGGGAAGCAAGAAGTTATTTGTTGGGGGAAGAACACCAGTTcatcttcttctacttcttcGGTGTTCGCTATTGATGTTCCACCCATGGCAGCTCTTAGTGGAGGTGCTGGATTTATGTGTGGCATTTTAGTGAACACCTCGTATGCGTATTGCTGGGATTCCATGGGTTCGAGTTCTGATCTTATTCCTCAGGTATATCAATCGAGTTCCTACTCACACATTTCTTCAGGTAGAGATCATGTGTGTGCTATAAGAGGATCTTATTATTCCGAAAGTGATTCGGGTTCTATTGATTGTTGGGACATCGTTGAAACATCGAACAATCGTTTCAGCTCAAAACAGAGTGCTCTGTATTACAATCAAGAGATCAACTCGCTTTCTTTTAAAAAGATTGTCTCTGGTGAAGGGTTTACTTGTGGTAGTCTTAAAGATGGCGGAATCAAATGTTGGGGCCCAACTTCATCAAATTTAAACGTTCCCGATGTACAAGACAAGTTTCTCACTTTAGCATCTGGAAAAAGCTCGCTTTGTGGGGTTTTGGAATCATCAGGTGAAATCAAATGTTGGGGAGATTCAAGTTTCTCCAATTCTTCCATTCTTGATCCACCTATTGGAACTTCATTTGTTTCATTAGCAATCGGTGCTCAACATTTTTGTGGAATCAGAGAAGATAATCACGCGATTGAGTGTTGGGGGAAAGTAAACTCCACATCAATCCCAAAAGATTCCGGTTTTTTATCGATCGCTTCATCTGATTCAATCATGTGTGGGATTCGAGAAGATGATCTCGTTCTCGATTGTTGGTTCGCAAACGCGTCTTCTCCATCTAACATCGATCCTCCATTACAGTTATGCAGTCCAGGTTTATGCACTCCTGGATCTTGTGGCCCAGGGAACTTCGCTTTCAATGCGAGTCTTCTTCATGAACCAGATTTAACGAGCTTATGTGTTCGAAAAGATTTAAACATCTGTTCTCCATGTGGATTCAACTGCTCAAATGGCTTCTTCCCTTCAAGTTCATGTACTCAAAACGCCGATAGAGTCTGCACTTCATGCTCCCTTTGTCAAAACAGTTCCTGTTGGGAAATCTGCAACCTGAAGCCTCACCAACATCAAGATCACCGGTTACATCAATTACGCAAATTGATAATCATAATCGGTTCATCCATTTTCGGATCTTTATTAATTTCAATCCTCTTATGTATACTCCTTCGTTTCCTCCCTCAAAAGggtaaacaaaagaaacaattttCCGGCGAGAAAGAATCCGACGCACCGGATATCACACCATCGTCGGTCTCCGTCGCACCATGTCCAGGTCTCGCTCAAGTTTTCCGACTTTCAGAACTCAAAGACGCGACAAACGGATTCAAAGAGTTTAACGAGTTAGGCAGAGGCAGCTACGGGTTCGTTTACAGAGCTGTGTTACCGGACGGCCGTCAAGTGGCGGTGAAACGAGCAAACGCCGCCACGATCATCCACACAAACAGTCGAGAATTCGAAATGGAGCTCGAGATTCTTTGCAGCGTTCGTCACAGCAATGTCGTAAACTTATTAGGGTATTGTTCAGAAATGGGAGAACGATTACTGGTTTACGAACTCATGTCACATGGTACGCTTCACGACCATCTTCACGGCGGTTTCTCGCCGTTGAACTGGCCACTCCGGTTAAGAATCGCGATGCAAGCTGCAAAAGGTCTCGAATTTCTCCACACTGAAATCAACCCTCCGATAGCTCATCGCGACGTGAAAAGTTCCAACATTCTCCTAGATTCCGATTGGGGTGCTCGAATCTCCGACTTCGGACTTCTCAGAAACGACGGCGACGTGATTCTTGACATGAGAGACGACGTTTACAACTTCGGAATCGTGTTGCTTGAGATTCTCAGTGGCCGGAAAGCTAACGATCGAGACTGTTCACCTTCAAACATCGTCGAATGGGCTGTGCCATTGATCAAACAGGGGAAAGCAGCTGCGATCATCGACAGGTGTGTCGGGTTGCCACGAGTCGTCGTGCCATTGTTGAAGCTTGCAGAAATTGCAGAAGTTGCTGTGAGGGAGAATCCATGTGAGAGACCATCAATGGCGGAAGTCGCAACGTTCTTGGAGCAACTTGTGAGAGAAGGTTTGATTTTGTGA